One window of Cohnella hashimotonis genomic DNA carries:
- a CDS encoding carbohydrate ABC transporter permease, whose protein sequence is MNGSKRASLTLEIVLILAALLFLLPVLYLVVMTFKEPRLFYKPLAMPDRLYLDYYKLALGTSFFRSMFNSLLVTVGGLALTILVASMAGFVLARRREKLFLFFFYLFMSGMVIPTVGSLIPLFKLASLLHLINTRTLLILLYTAGFIPFASFLYSAFTKSIPRELEEAGSIDGCGSLRMFWVIIFPLLLPATGTFILTNVYGIWNDFLTPLIFLNSPDKMTLMPTIVQFMFNKQSTNYGPVFAISVLAMLPLLLLFVLTQKRMLRGLVMGSVKG, encoded by the coding sequence ATGAACGGATCCAAACGGGCGTCCCTAACGCTTGAAATCGTGCTCATCCTGGCCGCGCTTCTGTTTCTCCTCCCGGTGCTGTATCTCGTCGTGATGACGTTCAAGGAGCCGCGCCTCTTTTACAAACCGCTCGCAATGCCGGACCGGCTTTATCTGGACTACTACAAGCTTGCGCTGGGCACGTCGTTTTTCCGGAGCATGTTCAACTCGCTCCTCGTCACGGTCGGCGGGCTGGCGCTTACGATTCTGGTCGCGTCGATGGCCGGGTTCGTGCTGGCGCGCAGGAGGGAAAAGCTGTTTCTCTTCTTTTTCTACCTGTTCATGTCGGGGATGGTCATTCCGACGGTGGGCTCGCTGATCCCGCTGTTTAAGCTGGCGAGCTTGCTCCATCTGATCAACACGCGCACGCTGCTCATTCTGCTGTATACGGCGGGCTTCATTCCTTTCGCTTCCTTTCTTTACTCGGCGTTCACGAAGTCGATTCCCCGAGAGCTGGAGGAGGCGGGAAGCATCGACGGCTGCGGGTCGCTGCGGATGTTCTGGGTCATCATTTTTCCGCTGCTGCTGCCGGCCACCGGCACGTTTATTCTCACGAACGTTTACGGCATCTGGAACGACTTCCTGACCCCGCTCATCTTCCTCAACTCGCCGGACAAGATGACGTTGATGCCGACGATCGTCCAGTTCATGTTCAACAAGCAATCGACCAATTACGGCCCGGTATTCGCGATCAGCGTGCTGGCGATGCTGCCGCTTCTGCTGTTGTTCGTGTTGACGCAGAAGCGCATGCTCCGCGGGCTGGTCATGGGTTCCGTTAAGGGCTAA
- a CDS encoding carbohydrate ABC transporter permease, protein MNLKRKQYAAAVLFLIPAAAIFILFFYVPFLQSIYYSFTDWTGVGRPKFTGWTNYAYLWKDPHMTDGLLNSLKMAAFGLVVQNPLALLAAVLLNRQFRTGSFIRTSFYLPVVVSLVVASVVWGQMLQYDGLINAVLGRFGLESVTEDWLGNVRTSFPAIILLTQWQAIGYCAIIYLAGLQAIPQDMYEAAEIEGARGFSLFRRITLPMLMPAVTIVLFLTVVGALKMFDLPYILTNGGPGTSSYTLFLAVYNAAFKDNNYGYATAGGIVLAIFIVIVSIAQLSATRRKEVEL, encoded by the coding sequence ATGAATTTGAAACGAAAGCAATATGCGGCGGCGGTCCTCTTTCTCATCCCTGCGGCCGCTATTTTTATTCTCTTTTTCTATGTTCCGTTTCTCCAGAGCATCTATTATTCGTTCACGGATTGGACCGGGGTGGGACGACCGAAGTTTACGGGATGGACCAATTACGCTTACCTGTGGAAAGACCCGCACATGACGGACGGACTGCTGAATTCGCTCAAGATGGCGGCGTTCGGGCTTGTCGTGCAAAATCCGCTGGCCTTGCTGGCGGCGGTGCTGCTTAACCGGCAGTTCCGTACCGGGTCGTTCATCCGGACGTCGTTCTATCTTCCGGTCGTCGTCAGCCTGGTCGTCGCTTCCGTCGTCTGGGGGCAGATGCTGCAGTACGACGGATTGATCAACGCCGTGCTGGGCCGCTTTGGACTGGAATCGGTCACGGAGGATTGGCTCGGCAACGTGCGAACGTCGTTTCCGGCCATCATTCTGCTGACGCAATGGCAGGCGATCGGCTATTGCGCGATCATTTATCTGGCCGGCCTGCAGGCGATTCCCCAGGACATGTACGAAGCGGCCGAGATCGAAGGGGCGAGAGGCTTTTCGCTATTTCGCCGCATCACGCTCCCGATGCTCATGCCCGCCGTGACGATCGTGCTGTTTCTGACGGTCGTAGGCGCGCTCAAGATGTTCGATCTCCCGTACATTCTGACGAACGGCGGTCCCGGCACGTCTTCGTACACGCTGTTTTTGGCCGTCTACAACGCCGCCTTCAAGGACAATAACTACGGGTACGCCACCGCGGGAGGCATCGTGCTGGCCATCTTCATCGTGATCGTCTCGATCGCGCAGCTGTCGGCCACCAGACGCAAGGAGGTCGAGCTCTGA
- a CDS encoding ABC transporter substrate-binding protein: MKKRVTSLLASTLLITSVLAGCSGSGGNNNEGQASPSSSATASATSGGDTNTGTASGGAASNDKTFTIRAGAWFLDERAHQVAFRKAVEEGYKKLYPNATIQWDVTLGATYFDKLKAQFASDTAPDVTFYQTLDYAKAGNLMDLSGEPWVSRMSDAAKKDPSLVYEGKLYGAPGSGSIGGGVWYNKDLFDKMGIEPPKTTDEFLAASEKIKAAGKTPIALGFKDLWTANMFLMAWLQSYTFPSDADYGKKLYDGTVKFDDAVIQKVYQQVETMKSKGYFNKNALSIDWPQSAQLFASGEAAMIVQGPWMPASNVENIEKGGFEKFQIGFFPFMDDAGKSSIVFNSGTGLGINAKTKLVQESKDLVSLMVSPEIMGPWLEGEGGLPMFTDVNVQFADPVMDTVKQYLDGGLTLPYGLSSFMPASSANAMVDVLTNVVSGVKFNPADLQAAQDAMNKDKATVVLPAS; this comes from the coding sequence ATGAAAAAGAGGGTTACATCGCTGCTGGCGTCGACGCTGCTGATTACGTCGGTGCTGGCGGGCTGCAGCGGTTCGGGAGGAAACAACAACGAAGGGCAGGCCAGTCCGAGCAGCTCCGCGACCGCAAGCGCGACGAGCGGAGGCGACACCAATACGGGGACGGCAAGCGGGGGGGCCGCTTCCAACGATAAGACGTTCACGATTCGCGCCGGCGCCTGGTTCCTGGACGAGCGCGCGCATCAGGTGGCGTTCCGCAAGGCGGTCGAGGAAGGCTACAAGAAGCTGTATCCGAACGCCACGATCCAGTGGGACGTGACGCTTGGCGCGACTTACTTCGACAAGCTGAAGGCGCAGTTCGCTTCCGACACGGCGCCGGACGTGACGTTCTACCAGACGCTGGACTACGCCAAAGCCGGCAATCTCATGGACTTGTCCGGCGAGCCTTGGGTGTCGCGCATGAGCGACGCCGCGAAGAAGGACCCGTCCCTGGTGTATGAAGGCAAGCTGTACGGCGCGCCGGGCTCCGGCAGCATCGGCGGCGGCGTTTGGTACAACAAGGATCTGTTCGACAAGATGGGCATCGAGCCGCCCAAGACGACAGATGAATTCCTCGCCGCCAGCGAGAAGATCAAGGCCGCCGGCAAGACGCCGATCGCGCTCGGCTTCAAGGACTTGTGGACCGCCAACATGTTCCTCATGGCTTGGCTGCAGTCCTACACGTTCCCAAGCGACGCGGACTACGGCAAGAAGCTGTACGACGGCACGGTCAAGTTCGACGACGCCGTTATCCAGAAGGTATATCAGCAGGTGGAAACGATGAAGAGCAAGGGCTACTTCAACAAAAACGCCCTGAGCATCGACTGGCCGCAATCGGCGCAGCTGTTCGCTTCCGGAGAAGCCGCGATGATCGTGCAAGGGCCCTGGATGCCGGCGTCGAACGTCGAGAACATCGAGAAGGGCGGCTTTGAGAAGTTCCAGATCGGCTTCTTCCCGTTCATGGACGATGCGGGCAAGAGCAGCATCGTGTTCAACTCCGGCACGGGCCTTGGCATCAACGCGAAGACGAAGCTGGTCCAGGAGTCCAAGGACCTCGTCTCGCTGATGGTAAGCCCTGAGATTATGGGGCCGTGGCTGGAAGGCGAAGGCGGCCTGCCGATGTTCACCGACGTCAACGTCCAATTCGCCGATCCGGTCATGGACACGGTGAAGCAATATTTGGACGGCGGCCTCACGCTTCCGTACGGGCTGAGCTCCTTTATGCCGGCGAGCAGCGCCAACGCGATGGTCGACGTGCTGACGAACGTCGTCTCCGGGGTCAAGTTCAATCCGGCCGACCTGCAGGCGGCGCAGGATGCGATGAATAAAGACAAGGCGACCGTCGTGCTGCCCGCGTCCTGA
- a CDS encoding response regulator transcription factor, with protein MKMLVVDDEREIRDYIAGMPEWADIRCSVAAVAANGAEALALARDIRPDILLTDIRMPVMDGIALAEAIRKEQPELPIVFLSAYNEFEYARQAIRLGAVDFITKPFVAADLVWAVKQVQQQLMTEWKHQEAFFVLFGGPADRDEEKLAWLRDRNQPDEPFILLYGELDTVAGAAGERSPFRERAVLAAVMPALERSPVPYWTQGTNAGLYVLLRGSGIDPASLQEEALALAKQMVELGGAASELSLSVGIGRAEPSLLRLPDALRQIAECMEYRMLIGKRSVIAYDAIRSIRSEKDRQLLLSTNRLEELLRIGDRDGIADALREAYRTMLTVGAGKPDIQHFCINLVEKAEYVMEEFGLSIDPKDKLRIREKLLSSVILTDMMRDIEQLLQGCAARIGTLVEQAPKRLVAETKAIIGQAYEDELTLRMVAERLSVNYSYLSRVIKKETGKNFSDLLWLTRIEAAKARLLSEDLKAYEVAYAVGFKNYAHFSLLFKKVVGMSPSAYKLHASAQRDGGK; from the coding sequence ATGAAAATGCTGGTCGTGGACGATGAACGGGAAATTCGAGACTATATCGCAGGTATGCCGGAATGGGCGGACATCCGCTGCAGCGTTGCGGCGGTCGCCGCGAACGGAGCCGAAGCGCTGGCCCTTGCGCGCGACATCAGGCCGGATATTCTGCTGACGGACATCCGCATGCCGGTGATGGACGGCATCGCGCTTGCAGAGGCCATTCGCAAGGAGCAGCCCGAGCTGCCGATCGTTTTTCTGTCCGCCTACAACGAATTTGAGTATGCCAGGCAAGCGATTCGACTCGGCGCCGTAGATTTCATCACGAAGCCTTTCGTCGCGGCGGATCTGGTATGGGCCGTAAAGCAAGTGCAGCAGCAGCTCATGACGGAATGGAAGCATCAGGAAGCATTCTTCGTCTTGTTCGGCGGGCCGGCGGATCGCGACGAAGAAAAGCTGGCGTGGCTGCGAGACCGCAATCAGCCGGACGAGCCGTTTATCCTGCTCTATGGCGAGCTGGATACGGTCGCGGGAGCGGCCGGCGAGCGGAGTCCGTTCCGCGAGCGCGCCGTGCTGGCGGCGGTGATGCCGGCGTTGGAGCGAAGTCCCGTTCCTTATTGGACGCAGGGAACGAATGCCGGCCTTTATGTATTGCTGCGCGGGAGCGGGATCGATCCCGCCAGCCTGCAAGAAGAGGCGCTGGCGCTCGCCAAGCAAATGGTGGAGCTGGGCGGCGCCGCAAGCGAGCTCTCCCTATCGGTCGGGATCGGACGGGCCGAGCCATCGCTGCTTCGCTTGCCGGATGCGCTCCGGCAGATCGCGGAATGCATGGAATACCGGATGCTGATCGGGAAGCGGTCCGTCATCGCTTACGATGCGATCCGATCGATAAGAAGCGAGAAGGACCGGCAGCTGCTGTTGTCCACCAACCGGCTGGAGGAGCTGCTGCGCATCGGGGATCGCGACGGCATCGCGGACGCGCTGCGCGAGGCCTACAGGACGATGCTGACCGTGGGCGCCGGCAAGCCGGACATTCAGCATTTTTGCATCAACCTGGTCGAGAAGGCGGAATACGTGATGGAGGAATTCGGTCTCTCGATCGATCCGAAGGACAAGCTGCGGATCCGGGAGAAGCTGCTGTCCAGCGTCATCCTGACAGATATGATGCGGGATATCGAGCAGCTGCTGCAGGGCTGCGCCGCCCGGATCGGCACGCTGGTCGAACAGGCGCCCAAGCGGCTCGTCGCCGAGACGAAGGCGATCATCGGACAAGCGTACGAGGACGAGCTGACGCTGCGGATGGTCGCCGAACGGCTGAGCGTCAATTATTCCTATTTGAGCCGCGTGATCAAGAAGGAGACCGGCAAAAACTTTTCCGATCTGCTGTGGTTAACCCGCATCGAGGCGGCGAAGGCCAGGCTGCTGAGCGAAGACTTGAAGGCATACGAGGTGGCCTATGCGGTCGGGTTCAAAAACTACGCGCACTTCAGCCTGCTGTTCAAGAAGGTCGTCGGGATGTCTCCGAGCGCCTACAAGCTCCATGCATCTGCGCAGCGCGACGGAGGGAAGTAA
- a CDS encoding cache domain-containing sensor histidine kinase: MLAGLVRTIRSRLLYKMLISYSILTLVPLVVVSAAFYVRSDQLLEKKETETVQQDLNATASKIDARLHEVRKLLSELGRQEAIRSLLLMDAREGTNSDGEDHRRQEAAAAELMQSELEQARNNVGDFVDNLYLINKAGDIYATDSGKRLQYVSAFRLLPFEFPNVPQWAFFTDYRRMACDLKLYAGGAAMTSETEIGMLVLTLDPAKASQLYENYEPGTFYIANADNLIVSSSDLSDIGSLLGSGSLENRLVVRQKSQTSDFQYVRIATAGANALVKKQTLFALAVTLAAWAAVFITTYQILKRITHPIRRLYRLMRQAELAEYRLFPNIRGQDEIAMLCRGYNQLVTRTEQLIETNYKNELRVREAELKAIRMYINPHFLYNILEYISVISQSPDKAKYVPDVVRKLSGIFRYSITPGGTFVPLATELQYVESFLQIHQYRFGERLQYSIVLPAMFRQAAVPRFMLQPLVENSILHGIDRLPEGGKIEIEVQEADYHLEIVIRNPSSEEEAAPDGDSPRASEKRARRGLGSGMDNVNDRIRHHFGSDYGVKLTRDGGFVTVRATIPIQIWQEESTG, encoded by the coding sequence ATGCTAGCCGGCCTCGTTCGCACGATCCGCTCCCGCCTGCTGTACAAAATGCTCATCAGCTACTCGATTCTGACGCTCGTCCCGCTCGTCGTCGTCAGCGCAGCCTTCTATGTCCGCTCCGATCAGCTGCTCGAGAAGAAGGAGACGGAGACGGTCCAGCAGGACCTGAACGCCACCGCGAGCAAGATCGACGCCCGGCTGCATGAGGTGCGCAAGCTGCTGTCGGAGCTCGGGCGGCAGGAAGCGATCCGTTCGCTGCTGCTGATGGACGCCCGCGAGGGAACGAATTCGGATGGCGAGGACCATCGGCGGCAGGAAGCGGCCGCGGCCGAGCTGATGCAGTCGGAGCTGGAGCAGGCCCGCAACAATGTCGGCGATTTCGTCGACAATCTTTATTTGATCAACAAAGCCGGCGACATTTACGCTACGGATTCCGGTAAGCGCTTGCAATACGTATCGGCTTTCCGGCTGCTGCCCTTCGAGTTCCCGAACGTGCCGCAATGGGCGTTTTTCACGGACTACCGGCGGATGGCATGCGACCTGAAGCTGTATGCAGGCGGTGCCGCGATGACTTCGGAAACGGAGATCGGCATGCTCGTCCTGACCCTCGATCCGGCCAAGGCTTCCCAGTTGTACGAGAACTACGAGCCGGGGACGTTTTATATCGCGAACGCGGACAACTTGATCGTATCCTCCTCCGACCTGTCCGATATCGGAAGTTTGCTGGGTTCCGGCAGCCTGGAGAACAGGCTCGTCGTCCGGCAGAAATCGCAAACGTCCGATTTTCAGTACGTCCGCATCGCGACGGCGGGGGCGAACGCGCTGGTCAAAAAGCAAACCCTGTTCGCGCTCGCCGTGACGCTGGCGGCCTGGGCGGCCGTGTTTATTACGACCTATCAAATTCTGAAGCGGATCACCCATCCGATCCGGCGGCTGTACCGGCTGATGCGCCAGGCGGAGCTTGCGGAATACCGCCTCTTCCCGAACATCCGCGGACAGGACGAGATCGCCATGCTCTGCCGCGGCTACAATCAATTGGTCACCCGGACGGAGCAGCTGATCGAGACGAACTACAAGAACGAGCTGCGGGTGCGCGAAGCGGAGCTGAAGGCGATCCGCATGTATATCAACCCGCATTTCCTGTACAACATCCTGGAATATATCAGCGTCATCTCGCAATCGCCGGATAAAGCGAAGTACGTACCGGATGTCGTGCGGAAGCTGTCGGGCATTTTCCGTTACTCGATTACGCCCGGCGGCACCTTCGTGCCGCTTGCTACGGAACTGCAATACGTGGAGAGCTTTCTGCAGATCCATCAATACCGCTTCGGGGAGCGGCTGCAGTATTCCATCGTCCTGCCTGCGATGTTCCGCCAGGCGGCCGTCCCTCGGTTCATGCTGCAGCCGCTCGTGGAGAATAGCATCCTGCACGGCATCGACCGCTTGCCCGAAGGCGGCAAGATCGAGATCGAGGTGCAGGAGGCGGACTACCATCTGGAGATCGTCATTCGCAACCCTTCGTCCGAGGAAGAAGCAGCGCCGGACGGCGATTCTCCGCGAGCCAGCGAGAAGCGCGCTAGGCGCGGGCTCGGCTCCGGCATGGACAATGTGAACGACCGCATCCGGCATCATTTCGGCAGCGATTACGGCGTCAAGCTGACTCGCGACGGGGGCTTCGTAACCGTGCGGGCGACGATACCGATCCAAATATGGCAGGAGGAATCGACGGGATGA
- a CDS encoding AraC family transcriptional regulator: MTVSARMEVNFLQLAPYVRYIHEYDGPGDIKVPPRFIYDHELVFFTHGGGVYILDGISYTVSAGDLHVIRPHQRNSCMIPPGHARYFAVHFDYLYMGDTLDFPPEVYSDCDYTQDVLPVEEGLDERPLVEPGEVAFPSLIRTGDPLHYERLFTELLHAFTERTPGFQLEMRAILLKILRLMYLDTAYAEENANKQQGREEIDAVVLYLRDHYRESIDFARLAADLALSPNYLRTMFKKATGKSPMEYVIQCRMEKAKELILEGKHPIKRISEMVGYDDAHYFSRLFKRHEKRSPKQYADEMLHRVKSSTF, encoded by the coding sequence ATGACCGTTTCCGCACGCATGGAAGTCAATTTTTTGCAATTGGCGCCCTATGTCCGTTATATCCACGAATACGACGGGCCGGGAGATATCAAGGTGCCGCCTCGTTTTATCTACGATCACGAGCTGGTTTTCTTCACGCATGGAGGCGGCGTTTACATTCTTGACGGCATTTCCTATACGGTCAGCGCAGGCGACTTGCACGTCATTCGGCCGCACCAGCGCAATTCCTGCATGATTCCTCCCGGGCACGCGCGTTATTTTGCGGTTCACTTCGATTACCTTTACATGGGCGACACGCTCGATTTTCCGCCGGAAGTTTACTCGGACTGCGACTATACGCAGGATGTCCTCCCCGTTGAAGAAGGCTTGGACGAGCGTCCGCTCGTCGAACCGGGCGAAGTGGCGTTTCCGTCCTTGATCCGGACAGGCGACCCGCTTCACTACGAACGGCTGTTCACCGAACTGCTGCATGCGTTCACCGAGCGGACGCCCGGCTTCCAGCTGGAGATGCGCGCGATTTTGCTGAAAATATTGCGTCTCATGTACCTGGATACCGCTTATGCGGAAGAGAACGCCAACAAGCAGCAGGGGCGGGAAGAAATCGACGCGGTCGTTCTCTATTTGCGCGATCACTATCGCGAGAGCATCGACTTTGCGCGGCTGGCGGCCGACCTGGCGCTGTCTCCGAACTACTTGCGCACGATGTTCAAGAAAGCGACGGGAAAATCGCCGATGGAATACGTCATCCAATGCCGTATGGAGAAAGCTAAAGAGCTCATTCTGGAAGGGAAGCATCCGATTAAGCGCATCAGCGAGATGGTCGGGTACGACGACGCGCATTATTTTAGCCGGCTGTTCAAGCGTCACGAAAAAAGGTCGCCGAAGCAGTACGCGGACGAGATGCTGCATCGCGTAAAATCGTCCACCTTTTGA
- a CDS encoding MarR family transcriptional regulator produces the protein MTSTSDGLKRLLHSRLNHYLHVFEHTVSTEIEAFADLARVQGIASIPSHMTSVHVIDCIGRNEPINNTSIAEKMNLSKASITKISTKLLKEGFIKRSQLNDNKKEVYFSLSPKGRQIFEVHAMMHEKIEASFIRALDAFTEPELAASLKFIQTLIDETDKMVKGEVTL, from the coding sequence ATGACGAGCACATCCGACGGGCTTAAGCGATTGCTGCACAGCCGTCTGAATCACTATCTGCATGTATTCGAGCACACGGTGTCTACCGAGATCGAGGCGTTTGCCGACCTGGCGCGGGTGCAGGGCATTGCATCGATTCCAAGTCATATGACCAGCGTTCACGTCATCGACTGCATCGGGCGCAACGAGCCCATCAACAACACGTCCATCGCGGAGAAAATGAATCTGTCCAAGGCGAGCATTACGAAAATAAGCACCAAGCTGCTGAAAGAGGGCTTTATCAAGCGAAGTCAGTTGAACGACAACAAAAAGGAAGTGTACTTTAGCCTGTCGCCCAAAGGCAGGCAGATCTTCGAGGTGCACGCTATGATGCACGAGAAAATAGAAGCTTCCTTTATCCGGGCGTTAGATGCCTTTACGGAACCCGAGCTCGCGGCATCGCTGAAGTTTATCCAGACGCTGATCGATGAGACCGATAAGATGGTGAAAGGTGAGGTAACGCTGTAA
- a CDS encoding nitroreductase family protein codes for MSITIRERRSIRRYSARPVAREMIDSLLNQAASLYQAEGEGASHWRSICYSTPEARHRLADSMIAKVKGSTLGKLLPGKMLDLMKKQVTDTPAHLVFIAESGSTQRQSDENYAAVCSIMQNVQLLGWEQGLGMLWYTDPMLNSAAFEREIGLRAGERFAGVLNIGFYEKVPRARKRTPAEQKWTAIEGDASGYVDHLQVSSQNGSGPAHKASSGKVSSRTVSSQSVLALLNDAVWAPNDGLREPWRFVFAAVGEAADRLRALDGDASAAFLLVVAKEEPDSHKRKEDYAAVCCLIQNFQLLAASEPWPVRRTMPEWIYDPAQCKPFGVRPQERIVAVLALGGDGLHSSSALASLASVPINITHC; via the coding sequence ATGTCCATTACGATAAGAGAACGCAGATCCATCCGCAGATATAGCGCCAGGCCGGTAGCACGTGAAATGATCGATTCCTTGCTGAATCAGGCTGCAAGTTTGTACCAAGCCGAAGGCGAAGGCGCCTCTCATTGGCGCAGTATTTGCTATTCCACCCCGGAAGCGCGTCACAGGCTGGCCGACAGCATGATCGCCAAGGTCAAGGGAAGCACGCTCGGCAAGCTGCTGCCGGGAAAAATGCTCGACCTCATGAAAAAGCAAGTTACGGATACGCCCGCGCACCTAGTCTTTATCGCGGAATCCGGAAGTACGCAGCGGCAGAGCGACGAAAATTACGCGGCGGTATGCAGTATCATGCAAAACGTTCAGCTGCTGGGCTGGGAGCAGGGACTCGGCATGCTGTGGTATACGGATCCGATGCTGAACAGCGCGGCATTCGAACGGGAGATCGGTCTGCGGGCGGGCGAGAGATTTGCGGGGGTCTTAAATATCGGATTTTATGAAAAGGTGCCGCGAGCGCGCAAAAGAACGCCCGCGGAGCAGAAGTGGACGGCTATCGAAGGCGACGCGAGCGGGTATGTGGACCACCTTCAGGTATCTTCGCAGAATGGATCTGGGCCTGCACATAAGGCATCTTCGGGAAAGGTTTCTTCTCGAACGGTATCTTCGCAAAGCGTTCTGGCCCTGCTGAACGATGCCGTCTGGGCGCCCAACGACGGACTGCGAGAGCCGTGGCGTTTTGTCTTCGCGGCCGTTGGCGAAGCGGCGGATCGACTCCGCGCCTTGGACGGGGATGCTTCCGCAGCGTTTCTGCTGGTCGTAGCCAAGGAAGAGCCGGACTCGCATAAGCGCAAGGAAGATTACGCGGCGGTATGCTGCCTGATCCAGAACTTTCAATTGCTGGCCGCATCCGAGCCGTGGCCCGTACGGCGCACGATGCCGGAATGGATCTACGATCCGGCGCAATGCAAGCCTTTCGGCGTCCGGCCGCAGGAGCGGATCGTAGCGGTGCTGGCGCTTGGCGGCGACGGGCTGCATTCCTCTTCGGCGCTAGCGTCCCTGGCGTCCGTACCGATTAACATTACGCATTGCTAA
- a CDS encoding DUF4185 domain-containing protein: protein MDSRRYHKADGDMWPITWAADGHCYGAAGDNLGSPMNVWRIEGHPGEPFWGPYPHLFLIDNLPIDPKEYCQRPHVHPHWGVKPASLLSLNGVLYFAVQLMNFGDNPSFNRQHNISSWIITSDDNGNTWNREATRQDFFDGRLASPHFIQFGQDYEGARDEFVYAYFPAAMDGNSYWCNGDYLLLGKVRRDRILERDAWTFYSGDEHGQPVWHSDADRAAPVFEYPLMTGENHVSFNKGLNRYIMGNFSFTDKQGNPRPYHQQPGDPVDDSRFPSQLTLFEAPNPWGPWSLFHQDNNWGSSGDYQPIFPTKWISEDGKEMWMVSSGSEEDYNFTFQKVRLKLR, encoded by the coding sequence ATGGACAGCCGAAGATATCACAAAGCCGACGGAGACATGTGGCCGATTACTTGGGCGGCGGACGGCCATTGTTACGGCGCGGCAGGGGACAATCTTGGAAGTCCAATGAACGTATGGCGGATTGAAGGCCATCCGGGCGAACCATTCTGGGGGCCGTATCCTCATCTGTTTCTCATCGACAACCTGCCGATCGACCCCAAGGAATATTGCCAGCGTCCCCATGTGCATCCGCATTGGGGAGTCAAGCCGGCGAGCTTGCTGAGCTTGAACGGTGTATTGTATTTCGCGGTGCAGCTGATGAATTTCGGAGATAATCCGTCTTTTAATCGCCAACATAATATTTCCAGTTGGATCATTACGAGCGATGATAACGGCAACACATGGAACCGGGAGGCGACTCGGCAGGATTTCTTTGACGGCCGATTGGCATCTCCGCATTTCATCCAATTCGGGCAGGATTACGAGGGGGCCAGGGACGAGTTCGTCTATGCGTATTTCCCTGCCGCGATGGACGGGAATAGCTATTGGTGCAACGGCGATTACCTGCTCCTGGGAAAAGTCCGCCGAGATCGCATCCTCGAGCGCGATGCGTGGACGTTCTATTCGGGCGATGAGCATGGCCAACCGGTCTGGCATTCGGATGCGGACCGCGCAGCTCCGGTATTTGAATATCCGCTGATGACGGGAGAAAATCATGTTTCGTTCAATAAAGGCTTAAATCGGTACATCATGGGCAACTTTTCATTCACGGACAAACAAGGTAACCCTCGTCCTTATCACCAACAGCCGGGAGATCCCGTTGACGACAGCCGGTTTCCGAGTCAGTTGACCTTGTTCGAGGCTCCGAATCCATGGGGGCCTTGGTCCCTGTTCCATCAGGACAACAACTGGGGAAGCTCAGGTGACTATCAGCCCATATTTCCGACGAAATGGATCAGCGAAGACGGCAAGGAAATGTGGATGGTGTCTTCCGGCAGCGAAGAGGATTACAATTTTACTTTTCAGAAAGTCCGGTTGAAGCTGCGCTGA